A genome region from Marinifilum sp. JC120 includes the following:
- a CDS encoding DotU family type IV/VI secretion system protein, with amino-acid sequence MHLSDCFLELFTYIRLLTGSPEMAGAEYEQVREDVRNLISRMDDRSDLLDIPESLYDDARFAVFAWADEAVLVSKWDGVREWLKHPLQREFYATANAGEEFFERLDKLFNRNNGPVDQSLFADMEKEGEEPVNGNDNGLAEVLEVYALCLSLGYTGKYFSESGEKRLEELRRECVARIPGSDTVDGGPAFPQSYGTGESAPRKCCYGRVFDPVSLVFFILPVLLTGGMYLAYKVLLEHSLKLWFG; translated from the coding sequence ATGCACCTCTCTGATTGTTTCCTCGAACTCTTTACCTACATCAGGCTTCTGACCGGATCACCGGAAATGGCTGGGGCTGAATATGAACAGGTGCGTGAAGATGTGAGGAATTTAATCAGCCGCATGGATGACCGCAGTGATTTGCTGGATATTCCCGAATCTCTTTATGATGATGCCCGGTTCGCGGTTTTCGCATGGGCGGACGAGGCTGTGCTTGTTTCAAAATGGGATGGGGTGCGCGAATGGCTTAAGCATCCTTTGCAACGGGAATTTTATGCAACAGCCAATGCGGGTGAAGAATTTTTTGAGCGGTTGGATAAATTGTTCAACCGCAACAATGGTCCGGTGGATCAAAGCCTTTTTGCGGATATGGAAAAGGAAGGTGAAGAACCTGTAAATGGTAATGACAATGGATTGGCCGAAGTTCTGGAGGTTTACGCCCTTTGCCTCTCGCTCGGTTATACCGGAAAGTATTTTAGTGAGTCCGGGGAAAAGCGGCTTGAGGAGCTGCGCCGGGAATGCGTAGCCCGTATACCCGGAAGCGATACGGTAGACGGCGGACCTGCTTTCCCGCAGTCCTACGGAACAGGGGAGTCCGCGCCGCGCAAGTGCTGTTACGGGCGGGTTTTCGATCCGGTGTCTCTGGTTTTTTTTATCCTGCCTGTGTTGCTAACGGGCGGGATGTATCTGGCGTACAAAGTTCTGCTTGAGCACAGCCTGAAGCTTTGGTTTGGGTGA